A portion of the Oncorhynchus nerka isolate Pitt River linkage group LG27, Oner_Uvic_2.0, whole genome shotgun sequence genome contains these proteins:
- the LOC115111298 gene encoding arrestin domain-containing protein 3-like isoform X1 gives MGHFVSISLDKCDGFVVLRCYPVFLRDMPSSFQGKCGQILYSLEAKLTRSIRFDTKAKTDFPFVSKADQSMIPYLMKPQHGTKDKDVMFFASGKISVSIHTERQGYQQGEALKVRAIIVNNSTRPVTPKNYLYEKQCFYAQKKRKVHTHNILKEKGDRVPAGTRQTVTQVLTIPPQLPSTIFNCPILKLEYRLKVATYICDRMNLNCKAPDTKLTTIFYVSNYLNKPFVTLDAFLFFQVVLDVKLAIDPEIKLPIVVLTATQTLGQEPPPYSSFGFESQVPTVSELPPPTKCLLPHQISIENCRGMEILNWAQKSVLYSTPPSSSLPCPRGR, from the exons ATGGGACATTTTGTTTCAATTTCACTAGACAAATGTGATGGATTCGTGGTCCTACGATGTTATCCTGTTTTCCTCAGGGACATGCCCTCCTCTTTCCAGGGTAAATGTGGTCAAATCCTCTACTCATTAGAGGCTAAGTTGACCAGGTCAATTAGGTTTGACACCAAAGCCAAGACTGATTTCCCCTTTGTTTCAAAGGCAGACCAGTCTATGATCCCATATCTAATG AAACCTCAGCATGGGACCAAGGATAAGGATGTTATGTTCTTTGCATCTGGAAAAATCTCTGTGAGCATTCACACTGAGAGGCAGGGATACCAGCAAG GAGAGGCTCTGAAAGTCAGGGCAATTATTGTCAACAACTCAACTCGCCCAGTGACCCCAAAAAACTACCTGTACGAAAAGCAGTGTTTCTACGCCCAGAAGAAGAGGAAAGTCCACACCCACAATATCTTGAAAGAGAAGGGCGATCGGGTCCCTGCTGGCACTCGGCAGACGGTGACCCAAGTTTTGACCATCCCTCCACAACTCCCTTCCACCATCTTCAACTGTCCTATACTCAAATTAGAGTACCGATTGAAGGTAGCTACCTACATATGTGATAGGATGAATCTGAACTGCAAAGCTCCAGACACCAAATTAACAACTATATTTTATGTTTCCAATTATTTAAACAAACCTTTTGTAACACTTGATGCGTTTCTATTCTTTCAGGTCGTTCTTGATGTTAAACTGGCCATAGACCCTGAGATCAAGCTACCTATCGTTGTTCTTACTGCAACTCAAACTCTTGGACAGGAACCGCCACCTTACTCCAGTTTTGGTTTTGAGTCACAAGTCCCAACTGTATCTGAGCTACCACCCCCTACGAAATGTTTGCTTCCTCATCAAATTTCTATAGAAAATTGTAGAGGCATGGAGATTCTCAATTGGGCGCAAAAGTCTGTCCTCTACTcaactcctccatcctcctctcttccatgcCCCAGAGGCCGATAA
- the LOC115111298 gene encoding arrestin domain-containing protein 3-like isoform X2 has protein sequence MGHFVSISLDKCDGFVVLRCYPVFLRDMPSSFQGKCGQILYSLEAKLTRSIRFDTKAKTDFPFVSKADQSMIPYLMKPQHGTKDKDVMFFASGKISVSIHTERQGYQQGEALKVRAIIVNNSTRPVTPKNYLYEKQCFYAQKKRKVHTHNILKEKGDRVPAGTRQTVTQVLTIPPQLPSTIFNCPILKLEYRLKVVLDVKLAIDPEIKLPIVVLTATQTLGQEPPPYSSFGFESQVPTVSELPPPTKCLLPHQISIENCRGMEILNWAQKSVLYSTPPSSSLPCPRGR, from the exons ATGGGACATTTTGTTTCAATTTCACTAGACAAATGTGATGGATTCGTGGTCCTACGATGTTATCCTGTTTTCCTCAGGGACATGCCCTCCTCTTTCCAGGGTAAATGTGGTCAAATCCTCTACTCATTAGAGGCTAAGTTGACCAGGTCAATTAGGTTTGACACCAAAGCCAAGACTGATTTCCCCTTTGTTTCAAAGGCAGACCAGTCTATGATCCCATATCTAATG AAACCTCAGCATGGGACCAAGGATAAGGATGTTATGTTCTTTGCATCTGGAAAAATCTCTGTGAGCATTCACACTGAGAGGCAGGGATACCAGCAAG GAGAGGCTCTGAAAGTCAGGGCAATTATTGTCAACAACTCAACTCGCCCAGTGACCCCAAAAAACTACCTGTACGAAAAGCAGTGTTTCTACGCCCAGAAGAAGAGGAAAGTCCACACCCACAATATCTTGAAAGAGAAGGGCGATCGGGTCCCTGCTGGCACTCGGCAGACGGTGACCCAAGTTTTGACCATCCCTCCACAACTCCCTTCCACCATCTTCAACTGTCCTATACTCAAATTAGAGTACCGATTGAAG GTCGTTCTTGATGTTAAACTGGCCATAGACCCTGAGATCAAGCTACCTATCGTTGTTCTTACTGCAACTCAAACTCTTGGACAGGAACCGCCACCTTACTCCAGTTTTGGTTTTGAGTCACAAGTCCCAACTGTATCTGAGCTACCACCCCCTACGAAATGTTTGCTTCCTCATCAAATTTCTATAGAAAATTGTAGAGGCATGGAGATTCTCAATTGGGCGCAAAAGTCTGTCCTCTACTcaactcctccatcctcctctcttccatgcCCCAGAGGCCGATAA